The Triticum aestivum cultivar Chinese Spring chromosome 3A, IWGSC CS RefSeq v2.1, whole genome shotgun sequence genome includes a region encoding these proteins:
- the LOC123057513 gene encoding PR5-like receptor kinase: MTQMAMMSAASSLCLPPLFLLLLLPLLLAITSEAATLRITNQCPYTVWPAVVPGGGQQLDPGEAWVLNVPAGNTSGRIWARTGCTVHGEGNVSCQTGDCGGLLACTGYGQPPNTLGEFTFGGFNGMDFFDISVMDGFNVPMDFLPVPIQGRAGCVKGPRCSADITSQCPTELKALGGCNNACRVFKQDKYCCTGSAADNCSTTNYSVFFKKMCPDAYSYPKDDPNSTFSCPTGTDYQVVFCPLINQAISPSAENPVALPAPIGPTSMKPKSSTVRRIVTILAPVGSFILLTIVFLAAYFIRKWRIHRQLEMEEEEEFGELQATPISFTFQQLKAATEQFGNKLGEGGFGSVFKGQFGDEMIAVKCLDRAGQGKREFSAEVQTIGRIHHINLVRLTGFCAEKSHRLLVYEYMPKGSLDRWIYGRHDNYAPPLDWCSRCKILTHIAKGLSYLHEECTKRIAHLDVKPQNILLDDEFNAKLSGFGLCKLIDRDMSQVVTRMRGTPGYLAPEWLTSQITEKADVYSFGVVVMEVISGRKNLDTSRSEESIHLITLLEEKVKNDHLVDLIDRNSNDMQAHKQDAIQMMKLAMWCLQVDCKRRPKMSEVVKVLEGSMNADNNIDHSFVVATNVISSVPPLASHVSGPK, from the coding sequence atgacacaaaTGGCTATGATGAGTGCCGCTTCCTCTCTCTGCCTCccgcctctcttcctcctcctcctcctccccctactCCTCGCTATCACCAGCGAGGCCGCCACGCTACGAATCACCAACCAATGCCCCTACACCGTGTGGCCAGCCGTAGTGCCGGGAGGTGGCCAGCAGCTCGATCCAGGGGAGGCGTGGGTGTTGAACGTCCCCGCTGGCAACACATCCGGGCGCATCTGGGCACGGACGGGCTGCACGGTCCATGGCGAAGGCAACGTGTCGTGCCAAACTGGTGACTGCGGCGGCTTGCTCGCCTGCACAGGCTATGGTCAGCCGCCCAACACTCTCGGTGAGTTTACCTTTGGTGGCTTCAACGGCATGGATTTCTTCGACATCTCCGTCATGGACGGCTTCAACGTGCCCATGGACTTCCTGCCGGTGCCGATTCAGGGCAGGGCAGGGTGCGTCAAGGGGCCACGCTGTTCAGCCGACATCACATCACAGTGCCCAACAGAGCTCAAGGCTCTAGGGGGTTGTAACAATGCATGCAGGGTGTTCAAGCAGGACAAATACTGCTGTACCGGGAGCGCTGCAGACAATTGCAGCACCACCAACTACTCGGTCTTCTTTAAGAAGATGTGCCCAGATGCCTACAGCTACCCCAAGGATGATCCCAACAGCACTTTCAGTTGCCCGACGGGCACCGACTACCAGGTCGTCTTTTGTCCCCTGATCAATCAAGCAATATCACCTTCAGCTGAAAATCCCGTGGCTCTGCCTGCGCCTATTGGGCCAACAAGCATGAAACCAAAATCCTCCACTGTGAGAAGAATTGTGACAATTCTAGCTCCCGTAGGCAGCTTCATTTTGCTTACCATCGTGTTCCTCGCCGCCTACTTTATACGTAAATGGAGAATACATAGacagcttgagatggaggaggaggaagagtttgGGGAGCTACAAGCAACACCAATCAGTTTCACATTTCAACAGCTAAAAGCAGCAACCGAGCAATTCGGAAACAAGCTCGGGGAAGGAGGATTTGGGTCTGTTTTCAAGGGACAATTTGGTGATGAAATGATTGCAGTAAAATGTTTGGATCGAGCTGGTCAGGGCAAAAGAGAATTTTCTGCAGAGGTTCAGACAATTGGCAggattcatcatattaatcttgtgAGATTGACTGGTTTCTGTGCAGAGAAGTCCCATAGGCTCTTGGTGTATGAGTATATGCCCAAAGGATCCTTGGATAGATGGATCTATGGTCGACATGACAATTATGCTCCTCCTCTGGATTGGTGCAGCCGGTGCAAAATTTTAACTCACATAGCTAAGGGTCTCTCTTATCTTCACGAGGAGTGCACAAAACGAATTGCTCACTTGGATGTCAAACCACAAAACATCCTCTTAGATGATGAATTCAATGCTAAACTTTCTGGTTTTGGACTATGCAAGCTCATTGATAGGGATATGAGCCAGGTGGTTACTAGAATGAGAGGCACACCTGGATACTTAGCTCCTGAATGGTTAACGTCACAAATCACAGAGAAGGCCGATGTCTACAGCTTTGGTGTTGTGGTCATGGAAGTCATCAGCGGAAGAAAGAACCTTGACACTTCCCGGTCAGAAGAGAGCATCCATCTTATTACTCTATTGGAGGAAAAGGTGAAGAACGACCACTTGGTAGATTTGATTGACAGGAATAGCAACGACATGCAAGCACATAAGCAGGATGCAATTCAGATGATGAAGCTCGCGATGTGGTGTTTGCAGGTTGATTGCAAAAGAAGGCCTAAAATGTCTGAGGTAGTCAAGGTCTTGGAAGGTAGCATGAATGCAGACAACAATATTGATCATAGCTTTGTTGTTGCTACAAATGTGATCTCCTCGGTTCCACCTCTAGCTTCACATGTATCAGGGCCCAAGTGA